Proteins from one Malania oleifera isolate guangnan ecotype guangnan chromosome 4, ASM2987363v1, whole genome shotgun sequence genomic window:
- the LOC131153271 gene encoding uncharacterized protein LOC131153271 has protein sequence MGKKLDTLLGRSFKTHKFKALVRLAISRLAALKNRRQVCLSQDRSNVVQLLNLGHHEQALLRVEHVIKEQNMLDVFSMMGGYFLLLIERVHLLEQEKVCPNELEEAIASLLFASSRCGEFPELQEIRAVFKSRFGKEFTDRAIELRNNCGVNPKIVQKLSTRQPSLETRMKALKEIASENSIALQLEEVSIRTEEKLGREQKPNQPRSHPSVNSSGDGSQAAPEEIEMDEEFSSPMKMRQYRDVADAAQAAFKSAAYAAAAARAAVVLSRSESQDPDDQNSPSSGQEKGSDCKEPMESKDKTTGNKETGEVEKIHPIENYHLESEDKKFNNEKRPISASSSDSEDTGNANVMPLDVLGKTKPLEKGIAFDGSDDEKSNLIRDDLSQGNGEKSYNSFHEQIPQRFQSGLKIGALPNSTKGSVTQSAQLFNMRGQPFSVRTRR, from the exons ATGGGGAAGAAGCTTGACACCTTGCTGGGAAGATCCTTCAAGACCCACAAATTCAAGGCTCTCGTCCGCCTTGCCATTTCCCGCCTTGCCGCCTTAAAAAACCGGCGCCAAGTCTGCCTCTCCCAGGACCGATCCAACGTCGTTCAGCTCCTCAACCTCGGCCACCATGAACAAGCTCTTCTTCGG GTTGAGCATGTGATCAAGGAGCAGAACATGTTGGACGTTTTTTCTATGATGGGGGGATATTTCCTTCTGTTGATCGAGAGGGTCCACCTCCTCGAACAAGAAaa GGTGTGTCCAAATGAACTGGAAGAGGCAATTGCCAGTTTGCTATTTGCCTCTTCAAGATGTGGGGAGTTCCCGGAACTTCAAGAGATCCGGGCAGTTTTCAAGTCCCGTTTCGGGAAAGAATTTACAGATCGTGCGATTGAATTGCGCAACAATTGTGGAGTGAATCCCAAG ATTGTACAAAAGCTATCGACGAGGCAGCCTAGCTTGGAGACCAGAATGAAGGCGCTCAAGGAAATTGCTTCTGAGAATAGCATTGCACTTCAACTCGAGGAAGTGTCTATTAGAACGGAG GAGAAATTGGGCAGGGAGCAAAAGCCTAATCAACCCAGGTCACACCCATCAGTTAATTCAAGTGGAGATGGTTCCCAAGCAGCGCCTGAAGAAATCGAGATGGATGAGGAGTTCTCTAGTCCAATGAAAATGAGGCAGTACAGGGATGTCGCTGATGCAGCTCAAGCAGCTTTTAAGTCAGCTGCTTATGCTGCAGCAGCGGCAAGAGCGGCTGTGGTACTCTCTCGTTCCGAGTCCCAGGATCCCGATGATCAAAACAGTCCTAGCTCTGGACAAGAAAAAGGATCTGACTGCAAGGAGCCTATGGAATCTAAAGATAAAACTACTGGAAACAAAGAAACGGGTGAGGTGGAGAAGATCCATCCTATTGAGAACTACCATCTTGAATCAGAAGATAAGAAATTCAACAATGAAAAGAGACCAATTTCTGCTTCAAGTTCAGACTCAGAAGACACCGGGAATGCAAATGTAATGCCCTTGGATGTCCTCGGCAAGACCAAGCCATTGGAGAAGGGGATTGCTTTTGATGGGAGTGATGATGAGAAGTCTAATTTAATAAGAGATGATCTCTCGCAAGGAAATGGAGAGAAGTCCTATAACTCATTCCATGAACAGATCCCTCAAAGATTTCAATCTGGTCTCAAAATAGGGGCTCTGCCAAATTCCACTAAAGGATCAGTCACCCAAAGTGCACAACTTTTCAACATGAGGGGGCAGCCATTTTCTGTGAGGACCAGGCGATAA
- the LOC131153317 gene encoding homologous-pairing protein 2 homolog isoform X1 → MAPKSDSVEGIVLNFVNEQNRPLNSQNAADSLQKFSLKKAAVQKALDTLADSGRISFKEYGKQKIYLARQDQFDIPNGEELVRMKEENAKLQETLGEQKKKISEVEGEIKALQSNLTLEQIHAKEAKMRMGIEEMEDKLNKLRGGVTLVSPEERKVVEKMYLESISQWRRRKRMFKDLWDSITENSPKDLKEFKEELGIEYDEDIGVSLQSYCDLMQDSRKRARGQ, encoded by the exons ATGGCCCCCAAATCCGACAGCGTTGAAG GAATCGTGCTCAACTTCGTGAACGAG CAAAATAGACCATTGAATTCCCAGAATGCTGCTGATTCATTGCAAAAGTTCAGCCTCAAGAAAGCTGCTGTGCAAAAAGCACTGGACACACTTGCTGATAGTGGGAGGATTTCATTCAAGGAATATGGCAAACAGAAGATTTACCTTGCTCGGCAAGATCAATTTGACATTCCAAATGGTGAGGAGCTTGTTCGGATGAAAGAAGAAAATGCTAAACTACAAGAAACTTTGggagagcaaaagaagaaaattagTGAAGTTGAGGGAG AAATTAAAGCTCTGCAATCAAATTTAACCCTGGAACAAATACATGCCAAAGAAGCCAAAATGAGAATGGGG attgaggaaatggaagaCAAATTGAATAAATTGCGTGGAGGAGTTACTCTGGTGAGCCCAGAAGAGCGGAAAGTGGTTGAGAAAATGTACTTGGAGAGCATAAGTCAGTGGCGAAGGCGTAAAAGGATGTTTAAAGATCTATGGGATTCTATAACTGAGAACTCACCCAAGGATCTCAAAGAATTTAAG GAAGAGCTTGGAATTGAATATGATGAGGATATTGGTGTGAGTTTGCAATCATATTGTGATCTAATGCAAGACAGTAGGAAGCGGGCCAGAGGCCAATGA
- the LOC131153317 gene encoding homologous-pairing protein 2 homolog isoform X2 produces MAPKSDSVEGIVLNFVNEQNRPLNSQNAADSLQKFSLKKAAVQKALDTLADSGRISFKEYGKQKIYLARQDQFDIPNGEELVRMKEENAKLQETLGEQKKKISEVEGEIKALQSNLTLEQIHAKEAKMRMGIEEMEDKLNKLRGGVTLVSPEERKVVEKMYLESISQWRRRKRMFKDLWDSITENSPKDLKEFKSLELNMMRILV; encoded by the exons ATGGCCCCCAAATCCGACAGCGTTGAAG GAATCGTGCTCAACTTCGTGAACGAG CAAAATAGACCATTGAATTCCCAGAATGCTGCTGATTCATTGCAAAAGTTCAGCCTCAAGAAAGCTGCTGTGCAAAAAGCACTGGACACACTTGCTGATAGTGGGAGGATTTCATTCAAGGAATATGGCAAACAGAAGATTTACCTTGCTCGGCAAGATCAATTTGACATTCCAAATGGTGAGGAGCTTGTTCGGATGAAAGAAGAAAATGCTAAACTACAAGAAACTTTGggagagcaaaagaagaaaattagTGAAGTTGAGGGAG AAATTAAAGCTCTGCAATCAAATTTAACCCTGGAACAAATACATGCCAAAGAAGCCAAAATGAGAATGGGG attgaggaaatggaagaCAAATTGAATAAATTGCGTGGAGGAGTTACTCTGGTGAGCCCAGAAGAGCGGAAAGTGGTTGAGAAAATGTACTTGGAGAGCATAAGTCAGTGGCGAAGGCGTAAAAGGATGTTTAAAGATCTATGGGATTCTATAACTGAGAACTCACCCAAGGATCTCAAAGAATTTAAG AGCTTGGAATTGAATATGATGAGGATATTGGTGTGA